A genomic segment from Methanolobus zinderi encodes:
- a CDS encoding anthranilate synthase component II has protein sequence MKVLFINNKDSFVWNLVDYVSIFEPDTVVVPNTISLEEVRELDPDAIIVSPGPGTPHKTEDIGTCLDIIREFGPKVPVLGVCLGHQAINTAFGGSIGHAKGGPVHGKTSDISHEKSPIFLEVPDNFKGGRYHSLAIEDLADCLRVTAKTEDDIIMAIEHSEYPVYGVQFHPESILTKEGMYIIENFLKIAMMHKD, from the coding sequence ATGAAAGTATTGTTCATCAATAATAAGGACTCCTTCGTATGGAATCTTGTGGACTATGTCTCCATATTCGAACCTGACACAGTGGTGGTTCCGAATACTATCTCCCTTGAAGAGGTAAGAGAACTCGATCCTGATGCGATAATAGTATCTCCGGGACCCGGTACCCCTCACAAGACCGAGGATATCGGTACATGTCTTGACATTATCAGGGAATTCGGACCGAAAGTGCCGGTGCTTGGTGTATGCCTCGGGCATCAGGCAATAAACACGGCTTTTGGCGGCAGTATAGGACATGCAAAGGGCGGACCTGTTCACGGGAAGACATCTGACATAAGTCATGAGAAGTCGCCTATTTTCCTGGAGGTGCCGGATAATTTCAAGGGAGGACGGTATCATTCTCTTGCCATAGAAGATCTCGCAGACTGTCTCAGGGTAACCGCGAAAACAGAAGATGATATTATCATGGCGATTGAACACAGTGAATACCCTGTATACGGGGTCCAGTTCCATCCCGAATCAATACTTACCAAAGAGGGCATGTATATCATAGAGAACTTCCTGAAGATCGCAATGATGCACAAGGATTAA
- the cysS gene encoding cysteine--tRNA ligase, translated as MVLRVYNTLTRQMEDFIPLHENKVNMYVCGPTVYDHCHLGHARSYISFDVIRRYLAYRGYDVNYISNITDVDDKIIERAGESGEDPFELSSRFTQSFVEDMDRLNVKQPNVQPKVTEHIPDIIETIKVLIDRGFAYPTREGNVYYDLTKSLDRVGVLSHQTVEGLMEGSGSRVEVEEDKNYRLDFVLWKSSPENEPGWDSPWSRGRPGWHIECSVMSMKYGSDQLDIHGGGADLIFPHHEAEILQSEGYTGLHPFSKYWMHNGFLTIDREKMSKSLGNFFTIKQVLEEFPPEVVRFFILHTHYRNTIDFSEKHLEEAGRAHERIKNAIINVKYALEDASDEDDDFGLPEEVNRARDSFIRSMDEDFNTREALADLFVFSRKVNAIISENNPGRESLNEVFAFFKDVDEVLGVFCKELEGPDETAGGLSDEDIEYMIKQREEARQEKDWARADSIRDELKEKSIVIEDGKDGVRWRRA; from the coding sequence ATGGTGCTCAGAGTTTATAACACTTTAACAAGGCAGATGGAGGATTTTATTCCTCTGCACGAAAACAAGGTCAATATGTACGTTTGTGGTCCTACTGTGTATGATCATTGCCATCTGGGGCATGCTCGCAGTTATATCTCCTTTGATGTGATCAGGCGCTATCTTGCTTACAGGGGGTATGATGTCAACTACATTTCGAATATAACCGATGTGGATGATAAGATCATAGAACGCGCAGGGGAAAGCGGTGAAGATCCTTTTGAACTTTCATCAAGGTTCACGCAATCTTTTGTTGAGGACATGGACAGGCTCAACGTAAAACAGCCCAACGTGCAACCAAAAGTGACCGAGCATATCCCTGATATCATCGAAACGATAAAAGTGCTCATTGACCGTGGCTTTGCCTATCCTACCCGGGAAGGTAATGTCTACTATGACCTGACAAAATCCCTGGACCGTGTTGGTGTACTGAGCCACCAGACCGTTGAGGGTCTCATGGAAGGTTCGGGAAGCCGTGTGGAAGTGGAAGAGGATAAGAACTACAGACTGGACTTTGTGCTCTGGAAGTCCTCTCCGGAAAATGAGCCCGGCTGGGACAGTCCCTGGAGCAGAGGTCGTCCGGGCTGGCATATCGAATGTTCGGTCATGTCTATGAAATATGGTTCAGATCAACTGGATATTCATGGCGGAGGTGCCGATCTGATCTTCCCTCACCATGAAGCGGAGATTTTGCAGTCCGAAGGCTATACGGGTTTGCATCCCTTCAGTAAATACTGGATGCATAATGGTTTCCTTACCATTGACCGCGAAAAGATGTCAAAGTCCCTGGGCAACTTCTTCACCATCAAACAGGTGCTGGAGGAGTTCCCTCCGGAGGTTGTCAGGTTCTTTATACTACACACTCACTATCGCAATACTATCGATTTCAGTGAGAAACACCTTGAAGAAGCAGGCAGGGCACATGAGAGGATAAAAAATGCCATCATCAATGTGAAGTATGCACTGGAAGATGCATCTGATGAAGATGATGATTTCGGTCTTCCGGAAGAAGTGAACAGGGCCAGAGATTCATTTATCAGATCGATGGATGAGGACTTCAATACAAGGGAAGCCCTTGCGGATCTTTTTGTATTCTCACGTAAGGTCAATGCCATAATATCCGAAAACAATCCCGGTCGGGAATCTCTCAATGAAGTATTTGCTTTTTTCAAAGATGTGGATGAAGTACTGGGAGTGTTCTGCAAGGAGCTTGAAGGACCTGATGAAACAGCCGGCGGACTTTCTGATGAGGATATCGAGTACATGATAAAACAGCGTGAGGAAGCACGGCAGGAAAAGGATTGGGCAAGGGCCGATTCCATCCGCGATGAACTTAAGGAAAAAAGCATTGTAATTGAAGACGGAAAGGATGGTGTCAGATGGAGGCGGGCATAA
- a CDS encoding adenylate kinase family protein encodes MLVGITGTPGTGKTAVTELLEKKRKYQVIHLNELIRKERLYSEMDRERDCVVADMDLVEKRVKELVNRIYPLTLIDSHLSHYIADTVIVLRTRPDILQERLSKRGYSVEKVEENLDAEALDVILVESVEWCGEVFEIDTTKGSVEDTLASVEEILESILRERDQEIQQRYSPGSVDWSDRFLD; translated from the coding sequence ATGCTTGTGGGAATCACTGGAACGCCTGGAACAGGAAAGACTGCTGTAACAGAGTTACTTGAAAAGAAGCGAAAGTATCAGGTTATTCATCTAAATGAGCTGATCCGTAAAGAGAGACTTTACTCCGAAATGGACCGTGAGAGGGACTGCGTGGTTGCTGACATGGACCTTGTGGAAAAAAGGGTAAAGGAACTGGTGAACAGAATATATCCCTTAACCCTGATCGACAGCCACCTTTCTCATTACATAGCCGATACTGTCATTGTTCTGAGGACAAGGCCCGACATACTGCAGGAAAGACTTTCAAAACGTGGCTATTCTGTGGAAAAAGTGGAAGAGAATCTGGATGCTGAAGCACTGGATGTCATACTTGTCGAATCGGTGGAATGGTGCGGGGAAGTCTTTGAGATTGATACCACCAAAGGATCAGTAGAAGATACCCTTGCAAGTGTGGAGGAAATACTGGAAAGTATCCTCCGGGAAAGGGATCAGGAGATTCAACAGCGATACAGTCCCGGCTCTGTTGACTGGAGTGACAGGTTTCTAGATTGA
- the trpD gene encoding anthranilate phosphoribosyltransferase — protein MKDYIKKVSEGQNLSLEESEDAITKIFTEATDAQIAGLLIALKMKGETPEEIAGFAIGMKKAANTISPVVDGALVDVVGTGGDLHNTINVSTASAIVTAAAGVAVAKHGNRSITSLSGSADVLKELGIKVDKQPDQVKESIEKAGIGFMFAPIFHPAMKRVGPIRQEMGIRTIFNILGPLTNPANSKIQLVGVFDRKLCEPFARVMQKLGVERAMAVHGDGMDEISNVSETYVSELKDGKVSSYTITPEELGIERATVADITGGTPLENARDIVSILKGVKGPKRDLIVINSAAALYVAGKAGSIKEAIPLVEEIIDSGKAMEKLLEFSDDPKVCEALNE, from the coding sequence ATGAAAGATTATATTAAAAAAGTAAGTGAAGGGCAGAACCTCAGCCTGGAAGAATCTGAGGATGCCATCACAAAGATATTCACAGAGGCCACCGATGCGCAGATCGCAGGCCTTCTTATTGCCTTGAAAATGAAGGGAGAGACTCCCGAGGAGATAGCGGGTTTTGCAATAGGGATGAAAAAGGCTGCCAATACCATATCGCCTGTTGTGGATGGTGCACTTGTTGATGTGGTCGGCACAGGCGGAGACCTGCATAACACAATTAACGTCTCAACGGCATCTGCCATTGTAACCGCAGCAGCCGGTGTGGCCGTTGCAAAACATGGCAACCGCTCAATTACCTCTCTTTCGGGAAGTGCGGACGTACTGAAAGAGCTGGGCATAAAAGTGGACAAGCAGCCTGATCAAGTAAAGGAATCCATTGAAAAGGCAGGAATTGGCTTCATGTTCGCTCCGATCTTCCACCCGGCCATGAAAAGGGTGGGACCCATAAGACAGGAAATGGGGATAAGAACTATTTTCAATATACTCGGGCCATTGACAAATCCTGCAAACTCAAAGATACAGCTTGTTGGTGTCTTTGACAGAAAACTCTGCGAACCTTTTGCCCGTGTAATGCAGAAGCTCGGAGTTGAAAGGGCAATGGCCGTACATGGTGATGGCATGGATGAGATATCAAACGTCTCTGAAACATACGTATCTGAACTCAAGGACGGTAAGGTTTCCTCCTACACGATCACTCCTGAAGAGCTTGGAATTGAAAGGGCAACAGTAGCTGATATCACAGGCGGCACGCCTCTGGAGAATGCCCGGGACATCGTATCCATATTAAAAGGCGTGAAAGGCCCAAAGAGGGATCTGATCGTAATAAATTCTGCCGCAGCCCTCTATGTTGCAGGCAAGGCGGGGTCCATAAAAGAAGCCATCCCGCTGGTTGAGGAAATAATAGACAGTGGCAAGGCAATGGAAAAGCTGCTTGAGTTCAGTGATGACCCGAAAGTCTGCGAGGCCTTGAATGAGTAA
- the trpE gene encoding anthranilate synthase component I, translating into MVDFDLSKEEFIKLVEGSQKPAIVQLMAKVDSICSPLQLYATLQNAGHSYLLESVEKEKKHARYSFVGSDPEIVVSIKDRFLTIECQQNSELTKYIYGKVKAMGETESLIGGKIRVKVEEGKDALDAFRDIFPTSNETVLLNQKRFDRQTFLGGAIGYNSYDFVYDSWLGIEKKEDADTPDMHFAIMTRTFVFDHITNETYMVVTPFISDESDLEAVYEHAHADAQLMERSLHMSSVIGISEDILGNVKSEEPVPNTDQETYEKAVLAAKQHIIDGDIFQVVISRRYTVNMSQTPLQLYIRLRNINPSPYMYIFNFKDVGIVGASPETLMTMYNDRVITNPIAGTCPRGKDDEEDKELAAKMLSDEKERAEHVMLVDLGRNDVRMVAEGGTVKVDDLMSVIKYSHVQHIESTVSGDMREECDQFDATRAIFPAGTLSGAPKIRAMEIIDDLETESRGIYGGGVGYYSWNGDADFAIVIRTVLIKQNTAYVQAGAGIVADSDPTYEFEETERKMAAMIKAIGGGK; encoded by the coding sequence ATGGTTGATTTTGATCTTAGTAAAGAAGAATTCATAAAACTGGTCGAGGGCTCGCAGAAACCTGCCATCGTGCAGCTCATGGCAAAGGTTGATAGCATATGCAGTCCCCTCCAGTTATACGCGACCCTGCAGAATGCGGGTCATTCGTACCTGCTTGAATCAGTGGAGAAGGAAAAGAAGCATGCAAGGTATTCTTTTGTGGGCTCCGATCCGGAAATTGTGGTGTCCATCAAGGACAGGTTCCTGACAATAGAGTGCCAGCAGAACTCAGAGCTCACGAAATATATCTATGGCAAGGTCAAAGCTATGGGTGAGACCGAATCACTGATCGGCGGAAAGATCAGGGTGAAAGTTGAAGAGGGAAAAGATGCCCTTGATGCTTTCCGTGATATTTTTCCCACAAGCAACGAAACCGTCCTGCTGAACCAGAAACGTTTTGACAGGCAGACTTTCCTTGGAGGGGCTATTGGATACAACAGCTATGACTTCGTATATGATTCCTGGTTAGGTATAGAGAAAAAGGAAGATGCAGACACCCCTGACATGCATTTTGCAATCATGACAAGGACTTTTGTCTTCGATCATATCACCAATGAGACATATATGGTCGTCACACCATTCATAAGTGATGAGAGTGACCTTGAAGCCGTTTATGAACATGCTCATGCCGATGCCCAGTTGATGGAGCGCTCACTGCACATGTCATCTGTTATCGGGATCAGTGAGGACATACTTGGGAACGTCAAATCTGAGGAGCCTGTTCCAAACACTGATCAGGAGACCTATGAAAAGGCTGTCCTGGCTGCAAAGCAGCATATCATTGACGGGGACATCTTCCAGGTCGTCATATCCAGGAGATATACTGTGAATATGAGCCAGACTCCCCTGCAGCTCTATATCAGGCTCAGGAATATCAATCCGAGTCCTTATATGTATATTTTCAATTTCAAGGATGTGGGTATCGTCGGAGCAAGTCCTGAAACACTGATGACCATGTACAACGACAGGGTCATAACAAACCCCATTGCTGGCACCTGTCCCCGTGGAAAGGATGATGAAGAGGACAAAGAACTTGCGGCAAAGATGCTCAGCGATGAGAAAGAGCGAGCTGAGCATGTGATGCTTGTGGATCTCGGGCGCAATGACGTGAGGATGGTTGCAGAAGGAGGAACTGTCAAGGTCGATGACCTGATGAGCGTGATCAAATATTCCCACGTCCAGCATATCGAAAGTACAGTAAGCGGGGACATGCGGGAGGAGTGCGACCAGTTCGATGCCACAAGGGCGATCTTCCCTGCAGGTACGCTTTCAGGTGCTCCCAAGATACGCGCAATGGAGATCATAGATGACCTTGAAACGGAGTCCAGGGGAATATATGGTGGAGGTGTAGGCTACTATTCCTGGAACGGAGATGCCGACTTTGCCATAGTTATCAGGACCGTGCTGATCAAACAGAACACTGCATACGTGCAGGCAGGTGCCGGGATCGTTGCTGATTCCGACCCCACATATGAATTCGAGGAGACCGAGAGGAAAATGGCTGCAATGATCAAGGCTATAGGAGGGGGCAAATAA
- a CDS encoding PAS domain S-box protein → MNSEALIGIVNNAALLLALGLLYDSFSYKVSNKTIFDKVITGSIIGIIGVALIFNSWELAPGIVFDTRSILLSITGLFFGFIPVLIAALISAIYRLSMGGSGVLTGISVIASSTIIGLLWRMHRQNLRKTLGNFELYVFGIAVHVSMLLLMFTLPFETAIEVLKVITIPVILVYPIGTVLLGTLLNQRTARNKAQQALKESEARIKHIYNNVPVGIFRTDSSGKVLSINPEMAHIVGCDSPEEAIEHYTDLGKQLYVNSEKREEFVKMLKKEGSVQNFEYEAQRKDGKRLWLLMNAKISAEAENGFVIDGFTMDITERKMADFRIRESEEKFRAIFEQAATGICQADLDGKIIQFNDRFCKITGYPAEELMNVNFRDITHPDDLPKELELVEEVVAGKRKNYSIEKRYLHKSGSSVWVSVNVSIVSSSEGRPLYFLAVAEDIAERKEAEEQMLRARLAAEEANRYKNELLANANHELRTPLSSIIGFSDIILSDMSDNLNQSQKKYLSHVNQSGKLLLKLISKMLDISRIESGGMDLHFEKFKPGPMVEEVIRGIESMASIKNITLNVDMDTDIQEMTADKGKVQAILYNLLENSLKFTPSKGEVTLKIREKGEFLQVSITDNGIGIQDKDIDRIFDPFVQVDGSSTRKQGGTGLGLMLVKEYVSMHNGEVSVKSEYGRGSTFTFTIPIAPNIEYDSETVRMPEEVN, encoded by the coding sequence ATGAACAGCGAAGCACTGATAGGCATAGTCAACAATGCAGCACTCTTGCTTGCCCTGGGACTGCTATACGATTCTTTTTCCTATAAAGTCAGCAATAAAACTATTTTTGACAAGGTCATTACAGGATCGATTATAGGTATTATCGGTGTTGCGCTTATATTTAATTCATGGGAACTTGCTCCTGGCATTGTTTTTGATACCAGGTCTATCCTTCTGAGTATAACAGGCCTTTTCTTTGGTTTTATCCCGGTACTGATTGCGGCATTGATCAGTGCCATATACCGGTTGTCCATGGGAGGTTCGGGAGTTCTTACCGGAATATCGGTGATTGCATCTTCCACTATCATCGGTTTACTGTGGAGAATGCATCGCCAGAATCTAAGAAAGACACTTGGAAATTTCGAACTCTACGTTTTCGGTATCGCAGTACATGTTTCCATGCTTCTGTTGATGTTCACGCTCCCTTTTGAGACAGCTATCGAAGTTCTAAAGGTCATCACAATACCGGTGATACTGGTGTACCCTATAGGAACTGTCCTGCTGGGAACACTTCTGAACCAGCGGACGGCCCGCAACAAAGCACAGCAGGCACTCAAAGAGAGCGAGGCCAGAATCAAGCATATCTACAACAATGTCCCGGTTGGAATCTTCCGTACAGATTCGTCTGGTAAAGTTCTCAGCATAAATCCCGAGATGGCGCACATCGTAGGTTGTGATTCTCCTGAAGAAGCAATAGAACATTACACGGATCTGGGTAAACAACTCTACGTTAACTCCGAGAAGAGAGAAGAATTCGTTAAGATGTTAAAAAAGGAAGGTTCCGTACAGAATTTCGAATATGAGGCGCAACGAAAGGATGGCAAGCGCCTGTGGCTCCTCATGAATGCAAAAATCAGCGCAGAGGCTGAAAATGGTTTTGTGATCGATGGATTTACAATGGATATCACTGAGCGTAAGATGGCAGATTTCAGGATACGTGAAAGCGAGGAAAAGTTCCGTGCCATCTTTGAACAGGCTGCCACAGGCATCTGTCAGGCAGATCTTGATGGAAAAATAATCCAGTTTAACGACCGCTTCTGTAAAATAACCGGTTATCCCGCTGAAGAGCTTATGAACGTCAATTTCCGGGATATCACACACCCGGACGACCTTCCCAAAGAGCTTGAGCTGGTAGAAGAAGTCGTTGCTGGTAAACGCAAGAACTACTCCATTGAAAAGAGATACCTCCACAAAAGCGGTAGTTCTGTATGGGTAAGCGTCAATGTATCAATAGTCAGTTCTTCAGAAGGCAGGCCTCTTTATTTCCTCGCGGTTGCCGAGGATATCGCTGAACGCAAAGAAGCCGAAGAGCAGATGCTGCGCGCCAGGCTGGCTGCTGAAGAGGCGAACCGGTATAAGAATGAATTACTGGCAAATGCAAACCATGAACTGAGAACACCACTTAGCTCCATAATAGGCTTTTCGGACATCATCCTCTCGGATATGTCAGACAACCTGAACCAGAGCCAGAAAAAATATCTGTCTCATGTTAACCAGAGCGGGAAGTTACTCCTCAAGCTAATAAGCAAAATGCTTGACATCTCCAGAATAGAATCAGGCGGCATGGACCTTCATTTTGAAAAGTTCAAGCCCGGGCCGATGGTCGAGGAAGTGATACGGGGAATAGAATCAATGGCCTCTATCAAGAACATCACCCTGAATGTCGATATGGATACGGATATCCAGGAAATGACAGCAGACAAGGGTAAGGTTCAGGCAATCCTCTACAACCTGCTGGAAAACTCCCTGAAATTCACTCCCTCAAAAGGGGAGGTAACATTAAAAATCAGGGAGAAAGGAGAATTTTTGCAGGTATCGATTACAGATAATGGTATAGGCATACAGGACAAGGATATAGACCGGATATTCGATCCCTTCGTACAGGTTGACGGTTCATCTACCCGCAAGCAGGGAGGCACGGGACTCGGACTCATGCTTGTAAAAGAATACGTTTCAATGCATAACGGTGAAGTAAGTGTGAAAAGCGAATATGGCAGGGGCAGTACATTCACTTTTACAATTCCGATAGCACCCAATATCGAATATGATTCAGAAACAGTCAGGATGCCTGAGGAAGTCAACTAA
- a CDS encoding phosphoribosylanthranilate isomerase has product MSKIPRVKICGMRTASDVEIAVNCGADAVGFITDVPVNTPRKIDAQTASELVKKVPAFVSSVLVIMPKDGDEALGLIDAVGPDIVQLHNDIGTDDIELIRNETNRKLVKVMTIPVGEEFVVDNLLSKIDSLAGNDLVDAILLDSGKAGRAGGTGTVHDWSVSKEIVDAVDVPVILAGGLKPENVRDAVEQVRPFAVDTASGVETEGKKDPAKVCRFVREARCING; this is encoded by the coding sequence ATGAGTAAAATTCCCCGGGTGAAGATCTGCGGTATGCGAACTGCCAGTGACGTCGAGATCGCTGTTAACTGTGGTGCCGATGCAGTTGGCTTTATAACAGACGTGCCGGTGAACACTCCGAGGAAGATAGATGCGCAGACAGCATCCGAACTTGTGAAGAAGGTACCTGCCTTTGTAAGCTCGGTACTTGTAATAATGCCGAAAGACGGAGATGAAGCCCTCGGACTGATAGATGCTGTAGGGCCGGATATTGTGCAGCTTCACAATGACATAGGAACGGATGATATCGAGCTTATCAGGAACGAGACCAACCGAAAGCTCGTAAAGGTAATGACAATACCTGTGGGGGAAGAATTTGTTGTTGATAATCTTCTCTCTAAGATTGATTCACTGGCAGGAAATGATCTGGTGGATGCAATACTGCTTGATTCAGGTAAAGCCGGCAGGGCTGGCGGAACAGGAACAGTACACGACTGGTCCGTAAGCAAAGAGATCGTTGATGCGGTGGATGTGCCTGTGATACTTGCCGGTGGACTGAAGCCGGAGAATGTCCGTGATGCGGTGGAACAGGTAAGGCCGTTTGCAGTCGATACGGCATCAGGTGTGGAAACAGAAGGAAAGAAAGATCCTGCTAAAGTGTGCAGGTTTGTAAGAGAGGCGAGGTGTATTAATGGTTGA
- a CDS encoding FeoC-like transcriptional regulator produces MVVGYRFFLKRLATMMDSKETLSVTTIADRLNLRQDEFRDLLNIMERKGDIECTVEDANGCGGGCKSCPKACRTPAQFTRGRNMKSYRLTEKGRSLCK; encoded by the coding sequence ATGGTGGTAGGTTACAGGTTCTTTCTGAAAAGACTGGCAACGATGATGGATTCAAAGGAGACTCTGTCTGTCACGACGATTGCAGACAGGCTAAATCTGAGGCAGGATGAGTTCAGGGATCTCCTGAACATCATGGAAAGAAAAGGAGATATCGAATGTACTGTTGAGGATGCGAACGGATGCGGAGGGGGGTGTAAAAGCTGCCCGAAGGCCTGCAGGACTCCAGCTCAGTTTACCCGTGGCAGAAACATGAAATCCTACAGGCTGACTGAGAAAGGGAGGTCGTTATGTAAATAG
- a CDS encoding PhzF family phenazine biosynthesis protein yields the protein MARIYQVDSFTDRAFSGNPAGVCILESAADEKWMQNVAREMAVSETSFLYPENGGYHLRWFAPDAEVDLCGHGTLASAHILWEKGYLEKDETARFFTKSGLLTARLKGEWVELDFPVLPEDSLDAPEGLIESLGVDVKYLGLNDFDYIVEVESEEELRSMEPDLPMLAKVTTRGVIVTSLCESEEYDFVSRLFAPAIGIPEDPVTGSAHCCLGPYWMEKLGKDSFYAYQASARGGSLKVKVEGDRVILSGQAVTVLEGNIFG from the coding sequence ATGGCCCGGATATATCAGGTTGATTCTTTTACGGACAGAGCTTTTTCAGGAAATCCCGCAGGGGTATGCATCCTTGAATCTGCCGCAGATGAAAAATGGATGCAGAATGTAGCCCGGGAGATGGCTGTCTCAGAGACTTCCTTCCTGTATCCTGAAAACGGAGGGTATCATTTACGCTGGTTCGCACCTGATGCGGAAGTCGATCTCTGCGGACACGGCACACTGGCAAGTGCTCACATATTATGGGAAAAGGGCTATCTCGAAAAGGATGAGACTGCCAGGTTCTTTACAAAAAGCGGTCTGCTCACAGCACGACTCAAGGGTGAATGGGTCGAGCTTGATTTTCCGGTACTTCCGGAAGATAGCCTGGATGCACCTGAAGGACTTATAGAATCGCTGGGTGTTGACGTAAAATATCTTGGTTTGAATGACTTCGATTACATAGTCGAAGTTGAATCCGAAGAAGAACTAAGATCAATGGAACCGGATCTACCCATGCTTGCAAAGGTCACAACCAGAGGTGTGATAGTTACTTCACTTTGCGAATCGGAAGAATATGATTTCGTATCCCGGCTCTTTGCTCCGGCAATAGGTATACCGGAGGACCCGGTCACAGGTTCAGCTCACTGCTGCCTTGGACCTTACTGGATGGAAAAGCTCGGGAAGGACAGTTTTTATGCATACCAGGCATCTGCCAGAGGAGGGTCCCTGAAAGTGAAGGTTGAAGGGGACCGTGTCATTCTTTCGGGACAGGCAGTGACCGTACTTGAAGGAAATATATTCGGTTGA